A single region of the Streptomyces vilmorinianum genome encodes:
- a CDS encoding SCO5389 family protein, translating to MSLDVSPALLEQAERGEVDEADFVDCVRTSLPYAWEMISSLVAQLKVDGGEFADNQTPPPNEQARGQLLRALASDAIRGALQRHFGVRLAFQNCHRVAVFPLDPAVDERLARFTSVRGQLLNQSPELRDC from the coding sequence ATGTCGCTCGACGTCTCACCGGCGCTGTTGGAACAGGCCGAGCGAGGCGAGGTCGACGAAGCCGACTTCGTCGACTGCGTCCGGACCTCCCTGCCCTACGCATGGGAGATGATCAGTTCTCTGGTGGCTCAGCTGAAGGTCGACGGCGGCGAGTTCGCCGACAACCAGACGCCGCCGCCGAACGAGCAGGCACGTGGACAGCTGTTGCGTGCACTCGCGAGTGATGCGATCCGTGGTGCGCTGCAGCGACACTTCGGGGTGCGTCTGGCCTTCCAGAACTGCCACCGTGTGGCGGTCTTCCCGCTGGACCCCGCGGTGGACGAGCGGCTCGCCCGCTTCACCTCCGTACGAGGTCAGCTGCTCAACCAGTCGCCGGAACTGCGCGACTGCTGA
- a CDS encoding LLM class flavin-dependent oxidoreductase: MRVGTFVLAAQFPGQGQGEALHRAVRTAEVTEESGLDSVWLAEHHFVPYGVCPSAVTLAALLLGRTRRIRVGTAVSVLPAVHPVALGEQAALLHLTSGGRFTLGVGRGGPWIDLEVFGAGLKAYEQGFPESLDLLLRWLTEPRVAAEGERFAFREVAVVPRPDELIGGDAAPEVLVACTSSKSVRLAAERGLPMLLGMHCGDEEKAEMVAAWERCAREAGRTPDEIARIGAGHVSAGVAQLADRGADAAEALVKAMPGWLKQGLDAHVTVDGRHRAMRDPVAYTELLCGLHPVGTPRLAADRLAATSERTGITRFALLAEGTGDLAATEENVRRLGAEVLPLLT; this comes from the coding sequence ATGCGCGTGGGTACGTTTGTTCTGGCCGCCCAGTTCCCGGGCCAGGGCCAGGGCGAGGCGCTGCACCGGGCGGTGCGGACGGCCGAGGTCACCGAGGAGTCGGGGCTCGACTCCGTCTGGCTGGCCGAGCACCACTTCGTTCCGTACGGCGTCTGTCCGTCGGCCGTGACCCTGGCCGCGCTGCTGCTCGGCCGCACGCGCCGGATCCGGGTCGGTACGGCGGTCAGCGTGCTGCCGGCCGTCCATCCGGTCGCGCTGGGCGAGCAGGCCGCGCTGCTGCACCTCACCTCCGGCGGCCGGTTCACGCTCGGCGTGGGCCGCGGCGGGCCGTGGATCGACCTCGAGGTGTTCGGCGCGGGCCTGAAGGCGTACGAGCAGGGCTTCCCCGAATCCCTCGACCTGCTCCTGCGCTGGCTGACCGAGCCGCGCGTCGCCGCCGAGGGAGAACGATTCGCCTTCCGCGAGGTGGCCGTCGTACCGCGCCCCGATGAGCTCATCGGCGGCGACGCGGCGCCCGAGGTGCTCGTCGCCTGCACCTCCTCCAAGAGCGTCCGGCTGGCCGCCGAGCGCGGGCTGCCGATGCTGCTCGGGATGCACTGCGGCGACGAGGAGAAGGCCGAGATGGTGGCCGCCTGGGAGCGCTGCGCGCGCGAGGCCGGGCGCACCCCCGACGAGATCGCGCGGATCGGCGCGGGCCATGTCTCGGCGGGCGTCGCCCAGCTCGCGGACCGCGGGGCGGACGCGGCCGAGGCCCTGGTGAAGGCGATGCCCGGCTGGCTGAAGCAGGGCCTCGACGCCCATGTGACCGTGGACGGCCGACACCGCGCGATGCGGGACCCCGTGGCGTACACGGAGCTGCTGTGCGGGCTGCACCCCGTGGGCACGCCCCGGCTCGCGGCCGACCGGCTCGCGGCGACCTCGGAGCGTACGGGCATCACGCGTTTCGCGCTGCTCGCCGAGGGCACGGGCGATCTCGCGGCCACCGAGGAGAACGTACGGCGGCTCGGCGCCGAGGTGCTGCCGCTCCTGACCTGA
- a CDS encoding ATP-binding cassette domain-containing protein, translating into MIEAVGLTKRYGAKTAVYNLSFQVRPGTVTGFLGPNGSGKSTTMRMILGLDRPTSGHVTIGGHPFRQLPNAPRQVGALLDAKAVHGGRSARSHLLSLAQLAGIPAQRVDEVLGVVGLQDVAKRRSKGFSLGMGQRLGIAAALLGDPQVLLFDEPVNGLDPEGILWVRNLMKKLASEGRTVFVSSHLMSEMALTADHLIVIGRGQLMADMSVKDFISANSADFARVRTPQTEPQQREKLTAALTEAGGQVMSEPDGALRVTGLPLPRISDLAHDADVRLWELSPHQASLEEAYMRMTQGAVDYRSTEDQLAHLQQPQPHPHAHQAGYAPPAQPEIPEVPQQGWYAPPPPGQNPYAAPQQSEPAQNATNVEDAR; encoded by the coding sequence ATGATCGAGGCAGTCGGCCTGACGAAGCGCTATGGCGCCAAGACGGCCGTGTACAACCTTTCCTTCCAGGTGCGGCCGGGGACCGTCACCGGCTTCCTCGGACCCAACGGCTCCGGCAAGTCCACGACGATGCGCATGATCCTCGGGCTCGACCGGCCGACCTCCGGGCATGTCACGATCGGCGGCCATCCCTTCCGGCAGCTGCCGAACGCGCCCCGGCAGGTCGGTGCGCTGCTCGACGCCAAGGCCGTGCACGGCGGACGCAGCGCCCGCAGCCATCTGCTGTCGCTCGCGCAGCTCGCCGGCATCCCGGCGCAGCGGGTCGACGAGGTGCTCGGGGTCGTGGGCCTCCAGGACGTCGCCAAGCGGCGCTCCAAGGGCTTCTCGCTCGGCATGGGGCAGCGGCTCGGTATCGCGGCCGCGCTGCTCGGCGACCCGCAGGTGCTGCTCTTCGACGAGCCCGTCAACGGTCTCGACCCCGAGGGCATCCTCTGGGTCCGCAACCTGATGAAGAAGCTCGCCTCCGAGGGCCGGACCGTCTTCGTCTCCAGCCACCTCATGAGCGAGATGGCCCTGACCGCCGACCATCTGATCGTCATCGGCCGAGGCCAGCTCATGGCCGACATGAGTGTCAAGGACTTCATCTCGGCGAACTCGGCGGACTTCGCCCGGGTGCGGACCCCGCAGACCGAGCCGCAGCAGCGGGAGAAGCTGACGGCCGCGCTCACCGAGGCCGGCGGCCAGGTGATGTCCGAGCCGGACGGGGCGCTCCGGGTGACCGGTCTCCCCCTGCCCCGGATCAGCGATCTGGCGCACGACGCGGATGTACGGCTCTGGGAGCTGTCCCCGCACCAGGCCTCGCTGGAGGAGGCGTACATGCGGATGACGCAGGGCGCCGTGGACTACCGCTCCACCGAGGACCAGCTCGCCCACCTCCAGCAGCCGCAGCCGCACCCGCACGCGCACCAGGCGGGGTACGCCCCGCCGGCGCAGCCGGAGATCCCGGAGGTGCCCCAGCAGGGCTGGTACGCCCCTCCGCCGCCCGGACAGAACCCGTACGCCGCGCCGCAGCAGAGCGAGCCTGCGCAGAACGCCACGAACGTTGAGGACGCCCGATGA
- the nucS gene encoding endonuclease NucS, translating to MRLVIARCSVDYAGRLTAHLPSAPRLILVKADGSVSIHADDRAYKPLNWMSPPCTLKEGADGEAGIWTVVNKAGEKLIITMEEILHDSSHELGVDPGLIKDGVEAHLQELLADRIETLGEGHTLIRREYPTAIGPVDILCRDADGATIAVEIKRRGEIDGVEQLTRYLELLNRDPHLAPVKGVFAAQEIKPQARVLATDRGIDCVVLDYDALRGIEDDKLRLF from the coding sequence ATGCGTCTCGTCATCGCCCGCTGCTCCGTGGACTACGCCGGCCGGCTCACCGCCCACCTGCCCTCCGCTCCCCGTCTGATCCTGGTCAAGGCAGACGGCAGCGTCTCCATCCACGCGGACGACCGGGCGTACAAACCGCTCAACTGGATGTCGCCGCCCTGCACCCTCAAGGAAGGTGCCGACGGGGAGGCCGGCATCTGGACCGTGGTGAACAAAGCGGGCGAGAAACTGATCATCACGATGGAGGAGATCCTCCACGACTCCTCGCACGAGCTCGGCGTGGACCCGGGTCTCATCAAGGACGGCGTGGAAGCGCACCTCCAGGAGCTGCTCGCCGACCGCATCGAGACCCTCGGCGAGGGCCACACGCTGATCCGCCGCGAGTACCCGACGGCGATCGGCCCGGTGGACATCCTGTGCCGGGACGCCGACGGGGCGACGATCGCGGTCGAGATCAAGCGGCGCGGCGAGATCGACGGCGTGGAGCAGCTGACCCGCTATCTGGAGCTGCTGAACCGCGATCCGCACCTCGCGCCGGTGAAGGGCGTCTTCGCGGCGCAGGAGATCAAGCCGCAGGCGCGGGTGCTCGCGACGGACCGCGGCATCGACTGCGTGGTGCTCGACTACGACGCGCTGCGCGGCATCGAGGACGACAAGCTGCGGCTGTTCTGA
- a CDS encoding ABC transporter permease yields the protein MAAVSAVLQSEWTKIRTVSSTIWTLASALLVTVAMSAALCALLSSTFEDLSPAEQATFDPTFISFSGMVLGQLAMVVFGVLVIGTEYSSGMIRTSLAAVPQRATFLFSKIAVAGALALLVGLATSFLSFFLGQALLGDHRTTLGADNVLRAVVGGGLYMGLIALFSMGVATMLRSSMLSLGILVPFFFLVSQILSAVPKAKDVARYFPDQAGSKIMQVVPDAMNSEKAPYGPWAGLGIMLIWVAAALLGGYLVMKKRDA from the coding sequence ATGGCAGCGGTATCCGCGGTCCTGCAGTCGGAGTGGACCAAGATCCGGACGGTCTCCTCGACGATCTGGACCCTGGCGAGCGCGCTCCTGGTGACGGTGGCGATGAGCGCGGCGCTGTGCGCCCTGCTGAGTTCGACGTTCGAGGACCTCTCCCCGGCGGAGCAGGCGACCTTCGACCCGACGTTCATCAGCTTCTCCGGGATGGTGCTCGGCCAGCTGGCGATGGTGGTCTTCGGTGTCCTGGTGATCGGCACGGAGTACAGCTCGGGCATGATCCGCACCTCGCTCGCGGCGGTCCCGCAGCGGGCGACCTTCCTCTTCTCCAAGATCGCGGTGGCCGGGGCGCTGGCCCTGCTGGTGGGCCTGGCGACCAGCTTCCTCTCCTTCTTCCTGGGCCAGGCGCTCCTCGGCGACCACCGCACGACGCTCGGCGCGGACAACGTCCTGCGGGCGGTCGTGGGCGGCGGCCTCTACATGGGCCTGATCGCGCTCTTCTCGATGGGCGTGGCGACGATGCTGCGCTCGTCGATGCTCTCGCTCGGCATCCTGGTGCCGTTCTTCTTCCTGGTCTCCCAGATCCTCTCGGCGGTCCCCAAGGCCAAGGACGTGGCCCGCTACTTCCCCGACCAGGCCGGATCCAAGATCATGCAGGTCGTCCCGGACGCGATGAACTCGGAGAAGGCACCGTACGGTCCATGGGCCGGTCTCGGCATCATGCTGATCTGGGTGGCGGCGGCGCTGCTGGGCGGCTACCTGGTCATGAAGAAGCGGGACGCCTGA
- a CDS encoding ATP/GTP-binding protein has product MSPRRNRPKGGENPDPQGESADRYGGSQRSETWQGEEWLVRHVAGASAPGKRYRCPGCDQEIPGGAPHVVAWPEYGGVDDRRHWHKACWNAKDRRTSRVQRSRNAPRY; this is encoded by the coding sequence GTGTCCCCGCGTCGCAACCGTCCCAAGGGCGGCGAGAATCCCGATCCCCAGGGTGAGTCGGCCGACCGGTACGGCGGTTCGCAGCGCAGCGAGACCTGGCAGGGCGAGGAGTGGCTCGTCCGGCACGTGGCGGGCGCGAGCGCGCCCGGCAAGCGCTATCGCTGCCCGGGCTGCGACCAGGAGATCCCCGGGGGCGCCCCGCACGTGGTGGCCTGGCCGGAGTACGGGGGAGTGGACGACCGGCGGCACTGGCACAAGGCCTGCTGGAACGCGAAGGACCGCCGCACCTCGAGGGTGCAGCGGTCCCGTAACGCGCCGAGGTACTGA
- a CDS encoding cellulose-binding protein — protein sequence MSDTSSPFGFELVRRGYDRGQVDDRITKLVADRDSALTRITSLEKRIEELHLETQNAQAQVSDAEPSYAGLGARVEKILRLAEEEAKDLREEARRAAEQHRELAESAAQQVRNDAESFAADRKAKAEDEGVRIVEKAQGEANSLRAEAQKDAQSKREEADALFEETRAKAAQAAADFETNLAKRREQSERDLASRQAKAEKRLAEIEHRAEQLRLEAEKLRTDAERRARQTVETAQRQAEDIVADANAKADRIRSESERELAALTNRRDSINAQLTNVREMLATLTGAAVAAAGSPIDDEPATRGVPAQQSR from the coding sequence ATGAGCGACACTTCCTCCCCCTTCGGCTTCGAGCTCGTGCGGCGTGGTTACGACCGCGGTCAGGTGGACGACCGCATTACCAAACTCGTCGCCGACCGTGACAGTGCTCTGACCCGGATCACCTCGCTGGAAAAGCGCATCGAGGAACTCCACCTCGAGACGCAGAACGCCCAGGCCCAGGTCAGCGACGCGGAGCCGTCGTACGCCGGCCTCGGCGCGCGCGTCGAGAAGATCCTCCGCCTCGCCGAGGAGGAGGCCAAGGACCTGCGCGAGGAGGCCCGTCGCGCGGCCGAGCAGCACCGCGAGCTGGCCGAGTCGGCCGCCCAGCAGGTGCGCAACGACGCCGAGTCGTTCGCCGCGGACCGCAAGGCGAAGGCCGAGGACGAGGGCGTCCGGATCGTCGAGAAGGCGCAGGGTGAGGCCAACTCGCTGCGTGCCGAGGCGCAGAAGGACGCGCAGTCCAAGCGCGAGGAGGCGGACGCCCTCTTCGAGGAGACCCGCGCCAAGGCCGCCCAGGCCGCCGCGGACTTCGAGACCAACCTGGCCAAGCGCCGCGAGCAGTCGGAGCGCGACCTGGCCTCGCGTCAGGCCAAGGCCGAGAAGCGCCTCGCCGAGATCGAGCACCGCGCCGAGCAGCTCCGCCTGGAGGCCGAGAAGCTGCGTACGGACGCCGAGCGCCGCGCCCGTCAGACGGTGGAGACCGCGCAGCGCCAGGCCGAGGACATCGTGGCCGACGCGAACGCCAAGGCCGACCGCATCCGTTCGGAATCGGAGCGCGAGCTGGCGGCGCTGACGAACCGCCGCGACTCGATCAACGCCCAGCTGACCAACGTCCGCGAGATGCTGGCCACGCTGACCGGTGCCGCGGTGGCGGCGGCGGGCTCCCCGATCGACGACGAGCCGGCCACCCGCGGTGTCCCGGCGCAGCAGTCCCGGTAA
- a CDS encoding STAS domain-containing protein, translated as MHIRGDHVELVVGGRLDVRSAADARTVLHSAVDDGVGDLVLDLTGLDSWDATGLGVIMGAHRRAGRCGRRLVLRGVPPQMQRLLVATRLHRILAIEGGLAAESLPRV; from the coding sequence ATGCACATCAGGGGCGACCATGTCGAGCTGGTCGTCGGGGGCCGCCTCGACGTCCGCAGCGCGGCGGACGCCCGTACGGTCCTGCACTCGGCCGTCGACGACGGCGTCGGCGACCTCGTACTCGACCTGACCGGTCTCGACTCCTGGGACGCCACCGGGCTCGGGGTCATCATGGGCGCACACCGCCGTGCGGGCCGCTGCGGCCGCAGGCTCGTGCTGCGCGGGGTGCCGCCCCAGATGCAGCGCCTGCTCGTGGCGACCCGGCTGCACCGGATCCTCGCGATCGAGGGCGGCCTCGCCGCGGAGTCGCTGCCCCGCGTCTGA
- a CDS encoding ABC transporter ATP-binding protein, giving the protein MIELEGLTKRYGTKTAVDHLSFQVRPGVVTGFLGPNGAGKSTTMRMMLDLDNPTSGTVRIDGKHYRDLQEPLKYIGALLDAKAMHGGRSAYNNLLCLAQSNRIPASRVGEVLDLVGLTPVARKKSKGFSLGMGQRLGIASALLGDPEILMFDEPVNGLDPEGIHWIRNLMKALAAEGRTIFVSSHLMSEMALTADHLIVIGQGKLLADTSMADFIHQNSRSYVRLRSPQQEQLRDLLHANGFTPVEAGNGTLEVDGATTEKLGELAAENRLVLHELSAQRASLEEAFMQMTAGAVEYHAHGTDVHGAQAPPAAGPRWGETTKGA; this is encoded by the coding sequence ATGATCGAGCTCGAGGGCCTCACGAAGAGGTACGGGACGAAGACGGCGGTCGACCATCTCTCCTTCCAGGTCCGGCCCGGTGTCGTCACCGGCTTCCTCGGGCCGAACGGCGCGGGCAAGTCGACGACGATGCGCATGATGCTCGATCTGGACAATCCGACCAGCGGTACGGTCCGGATCGACGGCAAGCACTACCGGGACCTGCAGGAGCCGCTCAAGTACATCGGGGCGCTGCTCGACGCCAAGGCGATGCACGGCGGCCGGTCCGCGTACAACAACCTCCTCTGCCTCGCGCAGTCCAACCGCATTCCGGCGAGCCGGGTCGGCGAGGTCCTCGACCTGGTGGGTCTGACCCCGGTCGCGAGGAAGAAGTCGAAGGGCTTCTCCCTCGGTATGGGCCAGCGCCTGGGAATCGCCTCGGCGCTGCTCGGTGATCCCGAGATCCTGATGTTCGACGAGCCCGTCAATGGTCTGGACCCCGAGGGAATTCACTGGATCCGCAATCTGATGAAGGCGCTCGCGGCCGAGGGCCGGACGATCTTCGTTTCCAGTCATCTGATGAGTGAAATGGCACTGACGGCTGATCATCTCATCGTGATCGGGCAGGGAAAACTGCTGGCCGACACGTCGATGGCGGATTTCATCCACCAGAATTCGCGGAGTTACGTACGGCTCCGCTCGCCGCAGCAGGAGCAGCTGCGCGACCTCCTCCACGCCAACGGCTTCACCCCCGTCGAGGCGGGCAACGGCACGCTGGAGGTGGACGGCGCCACGACCGAGAAGCTCGGTGAACTGGCCGCCGAGAACCGGCTCGTGCTGCACGAACTGAGCGCCCAGCGCGCCTCCTTGGAGGAGGCGTTCATGCAGATGACGGCCGGCGCGGTGGAGTACCACGCGCACGGCACGGACGTACACGGCGCGCAAGCGCCCCCCGCCGCCGGCCCCCGCTGGGGCGAGACCACCAAGGGAGCCTGA
- a CDS encoding ABC transporter permease subunit, with amino-acid sequence MTTPYSYVSPIPVRRAHLGDALASEWTKIRSVRSTMWTLGVMVLLMLGIGLGVAAIVAGSEVSTEGESALGLGFFGVLLGSICVITLGVLTVASEYGTGMIRTTLTACPSRGRVLTAKAIVFFLLVFTVTTLTATVVALAQVAMVDAAEPTGAEWLRATVGVGLFIALLGLLSLAVGAMIRHSAGAITVMIGVLLLPLVAAMFMFSESLAKVQEWLLDYAIPSQLIALYAGKSAMTQSGPSGWDPVWILLIIAAAAMGGAYALLNSRDV; translated from the coding sequence ATGACCACCCCGTACTCGTACGTCTCGCCCATCCCGGTGCGCCGGGCGCACCTCGGTGACGCGCTGGCCTCGGAGTGGACCAAGATCCGTTCCGTGCGCTCCACGATGTGGACGCTGGGTGTGATGGTGCTGCTGATGCTGGGCATCGGCCTCGGCGTCGCGGCCATCGTGGCCGGCTCGGAGGTCTCCACCGAGGGCGAGTCGGCGCTCGGCCTCGGCTTCTTCGGTGTGCTGCTCGGGTCGATCTGCGTGATCACGCTGGGCGTGCTGACCGTCGCCTCGGAGTACGGCACCGGCATGATCCGTACGACGCTGACGGCCTGCCCGAGCCGCGGCCGGGTCCTGACGGCGAAGGCGATCGTCTTCTTCCTGCTCGTCTTCACCGTCACCACGCTCACCGCGACGGTGGTCGCCCTGGCGCAGGTGGCGATGGTGGACGCCGCGGAGCCCACGGGCGCGGAGTGGCTGCGGGCGACGGTCGGCGTCGGCCTGTTCATCGCGCTGCTCGGGCTGCTTTCGCTGGCCGTCGGCGCGATGATCCGGCACTCGGCGGGCGCGATCACCGTCATGATCGGCGTCCTGCTGCTGCCGCTGGTGGCCGCCATGTTCATGTTCTCGGAATCGCTGGCCAAGGTGCAGGAGTGGCTCCTCGACTACGCGATCCCGAGCCAGCTCATCGCGCTGTACGCGGGCAAGTCGGCGATGACGCAGTCCGGTCCCTCGGGCTGGGACCCGGTGTGGATCCTGCTGATCATCGCGGCCGCGGCGATGGGCGGCGCGTACGCCCTGCTGAACAGCCGGGACGTCTGA
- a CDS encoding ATP-binding protein, whose product MDPMNRGPEEYGHDTEGDDAREGRGAPAPERGPSTAARARIARVVSGDLLLTVNPVDGSEIEACPPGEQPAPPRRRTAEERAEAARAAAPPVPPGPAAPPLPLLERQEEHERLVQLLARGRSVRVTGPAGSGRTALLDAVAADCAGLAPDGVVRLSGYHRTPTELLYDLFTTVQHAPDLRPDRPALLGLVHDIGAIVVVDDLEFGGTTLDELLAAAPECAFLLAATPDVPAPSPDAHLEEVSLAGLGRAAALALLESAVDRPLTDDEANWAGDLWFESEGLPLRFVQAGALLRQRDRLRVIPEEFDAFGTKEQEQEDAPTEFDAFGALDDAFGPAATAPAAPTTPTAPEASADVELREIPLPSLGEGAAPAALLASRLSHSAQDTLRFTVALGGEVPHQAHLPALVGDTHADAAVGELMACGLLSPVGARYRLAAGVLTQLLAQAYDEGAAARAHTVAQHYAWWAGHPSVTPTRAAAEADALLAALAALVPGSDPEHPATAVLLARSAAPAFAAGLHWGAWERALRAGQEAARLAGEVAEEAYFHHELGILALCAGNLQRARAELEASIGMRGVLADKRGTVAGRRALALVADRAGGAPSEDHAPAGDEQPTTRVEEPVSPPRGIPRAVVPASARTAPIPAFPDFADEGPTLITRPDAQPGGDGTKRGGRFGVIAGARRNLVAVGTGALLAAVLGTVVTIGATSGNAEDPGSNRVTSDRTASEDGVDDGLDADEPTEDSTSRPSESASPTPSGSPTSGTPSASGTPSSSSSPSGTPSTTAPTTVPPAPTTTAPRPTISPTTKPTPTKSPTPSTTSPTTPPTTPSTTPSTTTPPETTQSQDNPDNTGTPA is encoded by the coding sequence ATGGACCCGATGAACCGGGGGCCGGAAGAGTACGGCCACGACACCGAGGGCGACGACGCCCGCGAGGGACGCGGCGCCCCCGCGCCCGAGCGCGGACCCAGCACGGCCGCCCGCGCCCGGATCGCCCGCGTCGTCTCGGGCGACCTGCTGCTCACCGTCAACCCCGTCGACGGCAGCGAGATCGAGGCCTGCCCGCCCGGGGAGCAGCCCGCCCCGCCCCGCCGCCGTACCGCCGAGGAACGGGCCGAGGCGGCCCGCGCGGCCGCCCCGCCCGTACCGCCTGGCCCCGCCGCCCCGCCCCTGCCGCTGCTCGAACGGCAGGAGGAGCACGAGCGGCTCGTCCAGCTCCTCGCGCGCGGCCGTTCCGTACGGGTCACCGGCCCCGCCGGCTCCGGCCGTACCGCCCTGCTCGACGCCGTCGCCGCCGACTGCGCCGGCCTCGCGCCCGACGGAGTCGTCCGCCTCTCCGGCTACCACCGGACCCCCACCGAGCTGCTGTACGACCTCTTCACCACCGTCCAGCACGCCCCGGACCTCCGCCCCGACCGCCCCGCCCTGCTCGGCCTCGTCCACGACATCGGCGCGATCGTCGTCGTCGACGACCTGGAGTTCGGCGGCACGACGCTCGACGAGCTGCTCGCCGCGGCCCCCGAGTGCGCCTTCCTGCTCGCCGCCACCCCCGACGTCCCGGCCCCCTCGCCCGACGCCCACCTCGAAGAGGTCTCCCTCGCCGGCCTCGGCCGCGCCGCCGCCCTCGCACTCCTGGAGAGCGCCGTCGACCGGCCGCTCACCGACGACGAGGCCAACTGGGCGGGCGACCTCTGGTTCGAGTCCGAGGGCCTTCCGCTGCGCTTCGTCCAGGCCGGCGCCCTGCTCCGCCAGCGCGACCGGCTCCGCGTCATCCCGGAGGAGTTCGACGCCTTCGGCACGAAGGAGCAGGAGCAGGAGGACGCGCCCACCGAGTTCGACGCCTTCGGCGCCCTCGACGACGCGTTCGGACCGGCCGCCACGGCCCCCGCGGCGCCCACCACCCCCACCGCCCCCGAGGCCTCCGCCGACGTCGAGCTGCGCGAGATTCCGCTGCCCAGCCTCGGCGAGGGCGCGGCCCCCGCCGCGCTGCTCGCCTCACGGCTCAGCCACTCCGCCCAGGACACCCTCCGCTTCACCGTCGCCCTCGGCGGCGAGGTGCCGCACCAGGCCCACCTCCCCGCCCTCGTCGGCGACACGCACGCGGACGCCGCCGTCGGCGAGCTCATGGCCTGCGGACTGCTCAGCCCGGTCGGCGCCCGCTACCGCCTCGCCGCCGGAGTCCTCACCCAGCTCCTCGCCCAGGCGTACGACGAGGGCGCGGCCGCCCGCGCCCACACCGTCGCCCAGCACTACGCCTGGTGGGCCGGACACCCCTCCGTCACCCCCACGCGCGCGGCCGCCGAGGCGGACGCCCTGCTCGCCGCCCTGGCCGCGCTCGTCCCCGGAAGCGACCCCGAGCACCCCGCCACCGCCGTCCTGCTCGCCCGCAGCGCCGCGCCCGCCTTCGCCGCCGGACTGCACTGGGGCGCCTGGGAGCGCGCCCTGCGCGCCGGCCAGGAGGCCGCGCGGCTGGCCGGCGAGGTCGCCGAAGAGGCCTACTTCCACCACGAGTTGGGCATCCTCGCGCTCTGCGCCGGAAACCTGCAGCGGGCCCGCGCCGAACTGGAGGCGTCCATCGGCATGCGCGGCGTGCTCGCCGACAAGCGCGGCACCGTCGCCGGCCGCCGGGCGCTCGCCCTGGTCGCCGACCGCGCCGGAGGCGCGCCGTCCGAGGACCACGCCCCTGCGGGCGACGAGCAGCCCACGACCCGTGTCGAGGAGCCCGTCTCCCCGCCCCGCGGCATCCCGAGGGCCGTCGTCCCGGCCTCCGCCAGGACCGCGCCGATCCCCGCGTTCCCGGACTTCGCCGACGAGGGCCCGACCCTCATCACGCGCCCCGACGCCCAGCCGGGCGGCGACGGTACGAAGCGGGGCGGCCGCTTCGGCGTCATCGCCGGCGCCCGCCGCAACCTGGTCGCGGTCGGCACGGGAGCGCTCCTGGCCGCCGTGCTCGGCACGGTCGTGACGATCGGGGCCACCTCGGGCAACGCCGAGGACCCGGGCTCCAACCGGGTCACCTCCGACCGGACGGCCAGTGAGGACGGCGTCGACGACGGCCTGGACGCGGACGAGCCGACCGAGGACTCGACGAGCCGCCCGTCCGAGAGCGCGTCGCCCACGCCGTCCGGCTCGCCGACCTCGGGAACGCCCAGCGCCTCGGGCACCCCGTCGTCCTCGTCCTCGCCCTCCGGCACGCCGAGCACGACCGCGCCCACGACGGTGCCCCCGGCCCCGACGACGACGGCTCCGCGTCCGACGATCAGCCCGACGACGAAGCCGACGCCGACCAAGAGCCCGACCCCGTCCACGACGAGCCCGACGACCCCGCCCACCACGCCGTCGACGACCCCGTCCACCACGACGCCGCCGGAGACCACGCAGAGCCAGGACAATCCCGACAACACCGGCACACCGGCCTGA